cattgatttaatgagtaaaatttagtttttttttactttaatgacaaaaaaagcaagcccattagcacaacccaattaaaaattattttgcatatcatatttgaaacattatttggttgaaaaatctcatttttgttggcaaaaaaaatatattaatttgtttggactaaattacagttgtgcttatcttaaaaaggatatgttactatcaacattcgcacagtgttgccaaactgaattttgttattttgggtataaattttttccacggatctccgagagTACAATACATATACAATATTTTAACAGGCTACTTGGAACACCGTCGGGACCAAGGGTATTTTTACTAGGTAAAAGAgatattttttcgtatatttctTTTGTAGAAATATCCGAAAACTTAAATTTTATTTGGACATGACCTAATGGTATACCTACCCTTGGATAAATCTTGGTATTATATTTTAAACATACTTATTTTACATATCATAAATATtcttatctatataatctaagtGGCAATGACCCATATTAAGTTTAACATCCAGAACTGGACTTATCACATATATATTTACATAATAATTATTGACTATTACATATTTAACTTTCAACAGCTTTAACCACAACAAGCATTATTGTAATCAGTttaaaaatatatccaaaagtgTAAATATATCATGCGTAATTAATGTTAAATAAAAACTATGATAATTAATGTAATGGCATTTATATTAATTCCTTCTtttgttaaatagttttaaacaATGTCATCTGCTGGCTCCAGTGGATCAGGCCGTGGAAGAGGAGGACAAGCTGCTGTAGGTGAGCAAAAGGAAAGTAAAGAATCAAAACCTAATCCGAAAATGTCAAAAGCTCTTGGAACTTCCGCCAAGAGAATTCAGAAAGAGTTAGCTGAAATAACTCTAGATCCTCCTCCAAATTGCAGTGCTGGCCCAAAAGGTGAAAATTTCTATGAATGGGTTTCAACTATTCTTGGCCCTCCTGGATCTGTTTATGAAGGGGGTGTGTTCTTCCTGGATATACATTTTTCACCAGAGTATCCGTTTAAACCACCCAAGGTCACTTTCCGCACTAGGATTTACCATTGTAATATTAACAGCCAGGGGGTTATTTGCTTAGACATCTTGAAAGACAACTGGTCACCAGCTTTAACTATTTCTAAAGTGTTACTCTCAATTTGTTCCTTGCTTACTGACTGCAATCCAGGTAAGTGACATAATATAatttattacagtaaaacctctattaacccgggaacagtcgcaCTCTATTCTGTCGCGTAATCAGTCGTGCGTTAGATTttgtctaacaatacgaatttagacgcgaatttacaacaaatttttatgttatagtatttttatttacttgtaatgttagaaatattatttccaacaattattaaagctaattttttctcacgaaagccataaattccaaaaaaagaagaagaaaaaaaaagaaaacaaataaacctcgcattactacacccttcctcgaggcactttaAGAGTGGAAAGTTTGTTGCAAAATTTTTTatcaagttatcacgaaaaaggataaaatgttagattttttctaacggcgcgactgctcgcgGGTTAACT
The window above is part of the Diabrotica virgifera virgifera chromosome 2, PGI_DIABVI_V3a genome. Proteins encoded here:
- the LOC126880349 gene encoding ubiquitin-conjugating enzyme E2-24 kDa codes for the protein MSSAGSSGSGRGRGGQAAVGEQKESKESKPNPKMSKALGTSAKRIQKELAEITLDPPPNCSAGPKGENFYEWVSTILGPPGSVYEGGVFFLDIHFSPEYPFKPPKVTFRTRIYHCNINSQGVICLDILKDNWSPALTISKVLLSICSLLTDCNPADPLVGSIATQYLQNREEHDRIARLWTKRYAT